The Pseudomonas sp. KU26590 genomic sequence GTACGGATCAGCCGTCACAGCAAGACTCCAGCACAGCAGTACTACGCGCCCGCCCCCGTTGCCGCTCCGGCACCTGCCCCGGTTGCAGCACCCGTGGCCGCCGCTGAAGCGCCTTCTGCTCCGAAGTACAACGGCAACGTCATCAAATCGCCAATGGTCGGTACGTTCTACCGCACTCCGGCGCCTGGCTCGCCAGCGTTCGTTGAAGTCGGCAAGACAGTGAAGAAAGGCGACACCATCTGCATCGTTGAAGCGATGAAAATGATGAACCACATCGAAGCTGAAGTCAGCGGCACGATCGAATCCATCCTGGTAGAAAACGGTCAGCCGGTTGAGTATGACCAGCCGCTGTTCACTATCGTTTGAACCGGGGAGAGCCTGCGATGTTGGAAAAAGTCCTGATCGCCAACCGCGGCGAAATCGCCTTGCGCATCTTGCGTGCCTGTAAAGAACTGGGCATCAAGACCGTCGCGGTCCATTCCACGGCAGACCGTGAGCTGATGCACCTTGGCCTGGCAGACGAAACCGTCTGCATCGGCCCGGCGCCAGCCAATCTGTCGTACCTGAACATTCCGGCCATTATCTCGGCTGCGGAGCTGACCGGCGCCACGGCGATCCACCCGGGCTACGGTTTCCTCGCGGAAAACGCAGACTTTGCCGAGCAGGTCGAGAAATCCGGCTTCGCCTTCATCGGCCCCAAGGCCGAAACCATTCGCCTGATGGGCGACAAGGTTTCCGCCAAAGACGCCATGAAGCTCGCCAACGTGCCAACCGTCCCCGGTTCAGATGGCCCGTTGCCGGAAGACGAAGAAACCGCGCTGCGCATTGGCCGTGAAGTCGGCTATCCGGTGATCATCAAGGCCGCTGGCGGCGGCGGTGGTCGCGGCATGCGCGTGGTGCACAAGGAAGAAGACCTGATCGAAGCGGCCAAGCAGACTCGCGCTGAAGCGGCTGCCTGGTTCAGCAACCCGATGGTCTACCTGGAAAAATACCTGACCAACCCACGTCACGTGGAAGTCCAGGTGCTTTCCGACGGCCAGGGCCATGCAATCCATCTGGGCGACCGTGACTGCTCGCTGCAGCGTCGTCACCAGAAGGTTCTGGAAGAAGCGCCGGCACCGTTCATCGACGAACAAGCCCGCAAGGACGTGTTCGCGGCCTGTGTCAAAGCGTGCATCGACATCGGTTACCGTGGCGCCGGCACGTTCGAGTTCCTGTACGAGAACGGCCGTTTCTACTTCATCGAAATGAACACCCGTGTTCAGGTGGAGCACCCGGTTTCGGAGATGGTCACCGGCATCGACATCGTCAAGGAAATGCTCAGCATCGCCGCTGGCAACAAACTGTCGTTTACCCAGGATGACGTCGTCATCCACGGGCATTCGCTGGAGTGCCGGATCAATGCTGAAGACCCGAAGACGTTTGTTCCGAGCCCGGGTCTGGTCAAGCATTTCCACGCGCCAGGCGGTAATGGCGTGCGTGTGGATTCGCACCTGTACAGCGGCTACAAGGTTCCGTCCAACTACGACTCCTTGATCGGCAAGCTGATCACCTGGGGCGCAACCCGCGACGAAGCCATGGCGCGCATGCGTAACGCACTGGACGAAATCGTGGTCGACGGGATCAAGACCAACATCCCTCTGCACCGTGATCTGACCCGCGATGAAGGCTTCTGCGAAGGCGGCGTCAACATCCATTACCTGGAACACAAGCTGGCCGCTGACAAGCATTGATCCGCCAGTAAGTGCTCCAGAACAACAAAGCCGCTTTCGAGCGGCTTTGTTGTTTTTGGGACCTGCCATATAGATTTTGGCGCGAGCCATCCAGTGGGACCGGCTTTAGCCGGGAAGGGGCCGGGGTGACCGACATCACCTTTGCGGTATGAGCGCTGACGCCTTCCCGGCTAAAGCCGGTCCCACTTCCCAGCTACACTGCGACACCCGCTTTGTTGTTTCTTCACGAACCCCGTAAACTTGCCGGTCTTTCGTGGCCGTCGGCCGCCTCTTAATTTTTCAACTCGAAGGTCACCCGCCATGCCTTGGCTGCAAGTCCGTCTCGCCATTAGCCCAGAACAAGCCGAAACCTACGAAGACGCCCTGCTCGAAGTCGGCGCCGTATCGGTGACGTTCATGGACGCTGAAGACCAGCCGATCTTCGAGCCAGAGCTGAACACCACGCCGCTGTGGTCGCACACGCACCTGCTGGCGCTGTTCGAAGCCGACACCGATGCCGATCACGTCCTCGCTCACCTGAGATTGCTCACCGACGCCGAGCTGCCGGAACACACCCATGAAGTGATCGAAGATCAGGACTGGGAGCGCAGCTGGATGGACAACTTCAACCCGATGCGCTTCGGCCAGCGGCTGTGGATCGTACCGAGCTGGCACGCCGCGCCAGAGCCGGAGGCGGTCAATCTGTTGCTCGACCCAGGCCTGGCGTTCGGCACCGGTACCCATCCGACCACCGCGCTATGCCTTGAGTGGCTCGACGGCCAGGACCTTGCCGGCTGCAACGTGCTGGATTTCGGCTGCGGCTCCGGCATTCTCGCCA encodes the following:
- the accB gene encoding acetyl-CoA carboxylase biotin carboxyl carrier protein; this translates as MDIRKVKKLIELLEESGIDELEIREGEESVRISRHSKTPAQQYYAPAPVAAPAPAPVAAPVAAAEAPSAPKYNGNVIKSPMVGTFYRTPAPGSPAFVEVGKTVKKGDTICIVEAMKMMNHIEAEVSGTIESILVENGQPVEYDQPLFTIV
- the accC gene encoding acetyl-CoA carboxylase biotin carboxylase subunit produces the protein MLEKVLIANRGEIALRILRACKELGIKTVAVHSTADRELMHLGLADETVCIGPAPANLSYLNIPAIISAAELTGATAIHPGYGFLAENADFAEQVEKSGFAFIGPKAETIRLMGDKVSAKDAMKLANVPTVPGSDGPLPEDEETALRIGREVGYPVIIKAAGGGGGRGMRVVHKEEDLIEAAKQTRAEAAAWFSNPMVYLEKYLTNPRHVEVQVLSDGQGHAIHLGDRDCSLQRRHQKVLEEAPAPFIDEQARKDVFAACVKACIDIGYRGAGTFEFLYENGRFYFIEMNTRVQVEHPVSEMVTGIDIVKEMLSIAAGNKLSFTQDDVVIHGHSLECRINAEDPKTFVPSPGLVKHFHAPGGNGVRVDSHLYSGYKVPSNYDSLIGKLITWGATRDEAMARMRNALDEIVVDGIKTNIPLHRDLTRDEGFCEGGVNIHYLEHKLAADKH
- the prmA gene encoding 50S ribosomal protein L11 methyltransferase codes for the protein MPWLQVRLAISPEQAETYEDALLEVGAVSVTFMDAEDQPIFEPELNTTPLWSHTHLLALFEADTDADHVLAHLRLLTDAELPEHTHEVIEDQDWERSWMDNFNPMRFGQRLWIVPSWHAAPEPEAVNLLLDPGLAFGTGTHPTTALCLEWLDGQDLAGCNVLDFGCGSGILAIAALLLGAEQAVGTDIDVQALEASRDNAGRNNVPAEKFPLYLPEDLPQVPADVLVANILAGPLVSLAPQLASLVKPGGRLALSGILAEQGDEVAAAYADTFELDPIANREGWVRITGRRR